From Vibrio aerogenes, a single genomic window includes:
- a CDS encoding HesA/MoeB/ThiF family protein, with translation MMQSMTDADFIRYQRQIALPEIGESGQRKINHSTVLIIGCGGLGTTASLLLAGAGVGSLVIVDDDKVEISNLHRQFIYTESDIGRQKAEALKEKIRMRNQHCRVRAIEKRLGDEQLSLEVMIADMVIDCSDNMVTRHQINRICYQQKTVLISGSASQWEGQISTYNFAANQPCFACLTPDKSGSTDELSDESPALSCRDLGVIGPVVSIIASLQAMAALKQMVDIGIADESQTNTLHILNGQTMSFRSFSFHKNPECRVCHQSQEKETVHANQD, from the coding sequence ATGATGCAGTCAATGACCGATGCTGATTTTATCCGTTATCAAAGACAAATTGCATTACCGGAAATTGGCGAGTCTGGTCAGCGAAAAATAAATCACTCAACTGTACTCATTATTGGATGTGGCGGTTTAGGAACGACAGCTTCTCTTTTGTTGGCTGGTGCCGGTGTTGGCAGTTTGGTGATTGTTGATGATGATAAAGTAGAAATCAGTAACCTTCATCGTCAGTTTATTTATACCGAGTCTGATATTGGCCGGCAAAAAGCTGAAGCTTTGAAGGAAAAAATCCGGATGAGGAATCAGCATTGCAGAGTCAGAGCGATTGAGAAAAGATTGGGTGATGAGCAACTAAGCCTTGAAGTCATGATTGCAGATATGGTGATAGATTGCAGCGACAATATGGTCACCCGCCATCAAATCAATCGTATCTGTTATCAGCAAAAGACGGTTTTAATTTCTGGATCAGCCAGCCAGTGGGAAGGTCAGATTTCTACCTATAATTTCGCAGCTAACCAACCCTGTTTTGCTTGTTTGACGCCTGATAAATCAGGTTCAACAGATGAATTATCGGATGAATCACCCGCTTTGTCGTGTCGTGATCTGGGGGTTATCGGACCGGTTGTCAGCATCATTGCTTCATTGCAGGCAATGGCTGCCTTGAAACAGATGGTTGACATTGGCATCGCTGATGAGAGTCAAACGAACACGCTTCATATTTTGAATGGACAAACGATGTCGTTCAGGTCATTCAGCTTTCACAAAAATCCGGAATGTCGCGTTTGTCATCAGTCTCAGGAAAAGGAAACAGTCCATGCAAATCAAGATTAA
- the thiS gene encoding sulfur carrier protein ThiS, protein MQIKINDQTYSFEDGLTLSAVIDRQTLPQSGSVYALNEQIIPKVNWEKTPLKDGDEIALFQVIAGG, encoded by the coding sequence ATGCAAATCAAGATTAATGATCAAACATATTCCTTTGAAGATGGCCTGACACTATCGGCCGTGATTGACAGACAGACATTACCACAATCAGGTTCAGTCTACGCTCTTAATGAACAGATCATCCCAAAGGTGAACTGGGAAAAAACACCATTGAAAGATGGGGATGAGATTGCATTATTTCAGGTGATTGCAGGAGGGTAA
- a CDS encoding TMEM165/GDT1 family protein, with protein sequence MSIFIISAVTVALAEIGDKTQLLSLLLACRYRRAAPVIWAIFFATIVNHTLAAWLGVIVADYLSPSILKWVIVVSFVLMAGWVLIPDKLDEDEKFSGYGPFVSGFIAFFIAEIGDKTQIATSVLSAQYTEGMVLVIAGTTAGMLIANVPVVLAGKCSAESLPLSLIRKVTCVVFVALACGAIFYP encoded by the coding sequence ATGAGTATTTTCATTATTTCTGCTGTGACCGTCGCCCTTGCTGAGATTGGCGATAAGACCCAGCTTTTATCTCTTTTACTTGCCTGTCGTTACCGCAGAGCTGCACCCGTTATCTGGGCAATCTTTTTTGCCACAATTGTCAATCATACGCTCGCTGCATGGCTGGGAGTGATTGTTGCTGATTATCTTTCCCCGTCAATATTAAAGTGGGTGATTGTCGTCAGTTTTGTACTGATGGCTGGATGGGTGCTTATTCCGGATAAGCTGGATGAGGATGAGAAGTTTTCTGGTTACGGGCCATTTGTTTCTGGCTTCATTGCGTTCTTTATTGCTGAAATTGGTGATAAAACCCAGATCGCAACATCCGTCTTGTCGGCGCAATATACAGAGGGCATGGTGTTGGTGATTGCCGGGACAACGGCTGGCATGCTGATTGCGAATGTGCCTGTTGTTTTAGCCGGTAAATGTTCGGCTGAGTCGTTGCCATTATCACTGATTCGTAAGGTGACTTGCGTGGTGTTTGTTGCGCTGGCCTGTGGCGCAATTTTCTATCCTTAG
- the glyQ gene encoding glycine--tRNA ligase subunit alpha, translating to MHKYDIKTFQGMILALQDYWARQGCTIVQPLDMEVGAGTSHPMTCLRALGPEPIATAYVQPSRRPTDGRYGENPNRLQHYYQFQVIIKPSPENIQELYLGSLQALGIDPQVHDIRFVEDNWENPTLGAWGLGWEVWLNGMEVTQFTYFQQVGGLECKPVTGEITYGIERLAMYIQGVDSVYDLIWTDGPLGKVTYGDIFHQNEVEQSTYNFEHADVDFLFTFFDQCEKECKHLLELEKPLPLPAYERILKAGHAFNLLDARKAISVTERQRYILRIRELTKGVAEAYYASREALGFPMCNKQDQQA from the coding sequence ATGCACAAATATGACATTAAAACCTTTCAAGGGATGATCCTCGCGCTGCAGGATTATTGGGCCCGGCAAGGCTGTACAATTGTTCAACCGCTCGATATGGAAGTTGGTGCTGGCACATCGCATCCGATGACCTGCCTGAGAGCACTTGGTCCGGAACCAATTGCCACCGCTTATGTCCAGCCATCCCGTCGTCCAACGGATGGCCGTTACGGTGAAAACCCGAACCGTCTGCAACACTATTATCAGTTCCAGGTGATCATTAAACCTTCTCCGGAGAATATTCAGGAACTCTATCTGGGCTCGCTGCAGGCACTGGGAATTGACCCGCAGGTCCATGACATTCGCTTCGTTGAAGATAACTGGGAAAACCCAACGCTGGGTGCCTGGGGTCTCGGCTGGGAAGTCTGGCTAAACGGCATGGAGGTCACTCAGTTTACTTACTTCCAGCAAGTTGGTGGCCTCGAATGTAAGCCGGTCACCGGCGAAATCACCTACGGTATCGAACGTCTGGCTATGTATATTCAGGGCGTTGATTCTGTTTACGACCTGATCTGGACTGACGGACCACTCGGTAAAGTGACTTATGGTGATATTTTCCACCAGAATGAAGTTGAACAATCTACATATAACTTTGAACATGCCGATGTCGACTTCCTGTTCACTTTCTTTGATCAGTGTGAAAAAGAATGTAAGCACTTACTTGAGCTGGAAAAACCTCTTCCTCTCCCCGCCTATGAGCGGATCTTGAAAGCCGGGCATGCATTTAACCTGCTGGATGCGCGTAAAGCCATTTCTGTCACGGAACGTCAGCGTTATATCCTGCGAATCCGGGAACTGACCAAAGGTGTGGCAGAAGCATATTATGCGTCACGTGAAGCACTTGGCTTCCCTATGTGTAATAAGCAAGACCAACAAGCATAA
- the asnC gene encoding transcriptional regulator AsnC encodes MHPTAAKMDDLDRAILKILMDDARTPYAEMAKQFNVSPATIHVRIEKMKSADIIQKTEVVVNTKKLGYDVCCFIGINLNAAKDYHSALEKLDALDEVVEAYYTTGAYNIFAKLMCHSIEELQHVLIDKLQSIEEVQSTETLISLQNPIHRNVIP; translated from the coding sequence ATGCATCCTACTGCGGCAAAAATGGACGATTTAGATCGCGCCATACTTAAGATTTTAATGGATGATGCCCGCACCCCTTATGCTGAAATGGCAAAGCAGTTCAACGTAAGTCCGGCCACAATTCATGTTCGGATCGAAAAAATGAAATCCGCTGATATCATTCAAAAAACAGAGGTCGTCGTCAATACGAAAAAACTTGGTTATGACGTTTGCTGTTTTATTGGTATCAATCTGAATGCAGCAAAAGATTATCATTCTGCACTGGAAAAGCTCGATGCGCTGGATGAAGTGGTCGAAGCCTACTACACCACAGGTGCATACAATATTTTTGCAAAGCTCATGTGCCATTCTATTGAAGAATTACAACATGTTTTAATTGATAAACTACAATCGATTGAGGAAGTTCAATCAACCGAAACTTTAATTTCGTTGCAAAATCCAATACATAGAAACGTGATACCGTAG
- the thiC gene encoding phosphomethylpyrimidine synthase ThiC has translation MSSRKQSRLEAKQFLENIHSQPYPNSSKVYLQSTRTDVRVPVREIKLADSLIGGTKDQPVYQPNEPVYVYDTSGAYTDPEHEIDVYRGLPRLRAPWIQARGDTTLLPEMSSDFAKARLSDRTLDELRYEHLPEIRSAQAGRCVTQLHYARQGIITPEMEFIALRENMQRQQALESSDEHLNHQHAGQGFGAHLPAQITAEFVRKEVAEGRAIIPSNINHPESEPMIIGRNFLVKVNANIGNSSVTSSIEEEVEKLVWATRWGADTVMDLSTGRNIHETREWILRNSPVPIGTVPMYQALEKVNGVAENLTWEVMRDTLIEQAEQGVDYFTIHAGLLLRYVPLTAKRVTGIVSRGGSIIAKWCLAHHQENFLYSHFREICEICARYDVALSLGDGLRPGSVADANDEAQFSELRTLGELTKIAWEYDVQVMIEGPGHVPMHMIQENMTEQLKHCDEAPFYTLGPLTTDIAPGYDHITSGIGAAMIGWYGCAMLCYVTPKEHLGLPNKDDVKTGLITYKLAAHAADLAKGHPGAQYRDNALSKARFEFRWEDQFNLSLDPVTARAFHDETLPQESGKVAHFCSMCGPKFCSMKISQEVRDYARSLPQEQVIAVQQPDNPIIGMQQKAEEFRAQGSELYHAATSFSVHDPLSVHDPLSVNEE, from the coding sequence ATGTCGAGTCGCAAACAGTCCAGACTGGAAGCAAAACAGTTTTTAGAAAATATCCATTCACAACCTTATCCTAATTCATCCAAAGTCTATCTTCAGAGTACACGGACTGATGTCCGGGTCCCTGTACGTGAAATTAAACTGGCGGATTCACTGATTGGTGGCACAAAAGATCAACCTGTATACCAACCAAATGAGCCTGTTTATGTCTACGATACGTCGGGCGCTTATACAGATCCTGAGCATGAGATTGATGTATACCGGGGTTTACCACGTCTCAGAGCACCATGGATTCAGGCGCGTGGCGATACAACATTGCTCCCGGAGATGAGCTCTGATTTTGCCAAAGCGCGTCTGTCTGATCGCACACTGGATGAACTCCGCTATGAACATCTTCCTGAGATTCGTTCGGCACAGGCGGGGCGCTGTGTGACTCAGCTCCACTACGCCCGGCAGGGCATCATCACACCCGAGATGGAGTTTATCGCCCTGCGTGAGAATATGCAGCGCCAGCAAGCTTTGGAGTCTTCTGATGAACATTTGAATCATCAGCATGCCGGACAGGGCTTTGGCGCTCATTTACCAGCGCAGATTACCGCTGAATTTGTCCGCAAGGAAGTGGCAGAAGGCCGGGCGATTATTCCCTCAAATATCAACCATCCTGAATCTGAACCGATGATTATTGGCCGTAATTTTCTGGTTAAAGTGAACGCGAATATCGGTAATTCATCTGTCACCTCATCCATTGAGGAGGAGGTTGAGAAGCTGGTTTGGGCAACCCGATGGGGGGCTGATACTGTGATGGATCTGTCCACGGGCCGTAACATTCATGAAACCCGCGAATGGATTCTCAGAAACAGCCCGGTGCCGATTGGCACAGTTCCAATGTATCAGGCGCTGGAAAAGGTCAATGGCGTCGCTGAAAATCTGACGTGGGAAGTCATGCGCGATACCTTGATTGAACAGGCAGAGCAGGGTGTTGACTACTTTACGATTCATGCTGGCTTGCTACTTCGTTACGTGCCGTTAACGGCTAAACGCGTGACAGGGATTGTTTCCCGCGGTGGTTCCATTATCGCGAAATGGTGTTTGGCACATCATCAGGAAAACTTCTTGTATAGTCATTTCCGGGAGATTTGTGAGATTTGTGCGCGCTATGATGTTGCGTTGTCTTTGGGCGATGGATTACGTCCGGGATCGGTTGCTGATGCCAATGATGAAGCGCAGTTCTCAGAATTAAGAACTCTGGGGGAACTGACAAAAATTGCCTGGGAATATGATGTTCAGGTGATGATTGAAGGGCCAGGACATGTACCTATGCACATGATTCAGGAAAATATGACGGAGCAGTTAAAGCACTGCGATGAGGCACCTTTTTATACGTTGGGCCCACTGACAACGGATATTGCACCCGGATACGATCATATTACTTCTGGTATTGGTGCTGCGATGATTGGCTGGTATGGCTGTGCGATGCTTTGTTATGTCACACCGAAAGAGCATTTAGGCCTGCCAAACAAAGATGATGTGAAAACAGGCTTAATTACATATAAGCTTGCTGCTCATGCCGCGGACCTGGCTAAAGGTCACCCCGGTGCTCAGTACCGTGATAATGCGCTTTCTAAAGCGAGGTTCGAATTCCGGTGGGAAGACCAGTTTAACCTGTCTCTTGACCCGGTGACGGCCCGCGCATTTCATGATGAAACCTTGCCGCAGGAGTCAGGTAAAGTCGCGCATTTTTGCTCCATGTGTGGTCCTAAATTTTGCTCGATGAAAATTTCTCAGGAAGTTCGTGACTATGCCCGTTCTCTTCCTCAGGAACAGGTGATCGCGGTTCAGCAACCAGACAATCCCATCATTGGGATGCAGCAAAAAGCTGAGGAGTTCAGAGCGCAAGGCTCGGAGCTTTATCATGCAGCGACCTCTTTCTCTGTTCATGACCCTCTATCTGTTCACGACCCTCTATCTGTCAACGAAGAGTGA
- the thiH gene encoding 2-iminoacetate synthase ThiH gives MSFMDIFNQLNWDDIRLSVHGKTERDVQKALQSSRKTLEDFKALISPAAEPYLEVMAQQSRKLTRQRFGNTVSFYIPLYLSNLCSNDCTYCGFSMSNHIKRKTLSPDDIDREIVAIKQMGFDHVLLVTGEHTNKVGMDYFLQVLPQIKKHFSYLSMEVQPLETASYQSLKKAGLDAVMVYQETYNPSTYGIHHLRGNKTDFEYRLLTPDRLGKAGVDKIGLGALIGLDDWRTDIFYVAAHLDYLEKKYWQSRYSVSFPRLRPCAGGIQPKSIMSDKQLVQTICAFRLFKPEVDLSLSTRESASFRDNVVPLGITAVSANSSTQPGGYADHNRELEQFSVGDNRSVYEVAEAMKRRGLETVWHDWHEVYSEHVSRETV, from the coding sequence ATGTCATTTATGGATATTTTTAATCAGTTGAACTGGGATGATATCAGGCTTTCAGTTCATGGAAAAACAGAGCGTGATGTACAGAAAGCACTTCAATCATCGCGAAAAACTCTTGAGGATTTTAAGGCTCTGATTTCCCCGGCTGCGGAACCTTATCTTGAAGTCATGGCACAGCAGTCGAGAAAACTCACCCGGCAGAGATTCGGTAACACGGTTAGTTTTTATATTCCGCTTTATTTATCAAACCTGTGTTCGAATGACTGCACTTATTGTGGTTTTTCTATGTCGAATCATATCAAACGTAAAACATTATCGCCGGATGATATTGATCGGGAAATTGTCGCGATTAAGCAGATGGGATTTGATCATGTACTACTGGTAACGGGTGAACATACAAATAAAGTGGGAATGGATTATTTCCTGCAAGTATTGCCACAAATCAAGAAACACTTCAGCTATTTGAGCATGGAAGTTCAACCCTTAGAAACCGCATCTTATCAATCGCTGAAAAAAGCAGGTTTAGATGCAGTGATGGTGTATCAGGAAACTTATAATCCATCGACTTATGGTATTCATCATTTACGTGGTAATAAAACAGATTTTGAGTACCGGCTGTTAACTCCTGACCGATTAGGCAAAGCAGGGGTTGATAAAATTGGCTTGGGGGCATTGATTGGGCTTGATGATTGGCGAACAGATATTTTTTATGTCGCAGCACATCTTGATTATCTTGAAAAGAAATATTGGCAATCACGTTACTCCGTTTCTTTTCCAAGACTGCGCCCTTGTGCCGGAGGAATTCAGCCAAAATCGATCATGTCAGATAAACAATTAGTTCAAACCATATGTGCATTCAGACTGTTTAAGCCAGAAGTTGATTTATCACTGTCGACGAGAGAATCTGCATCATTCAGAGATAATGTTGTTCCACTCGGTATTACAGCGGTGTCTGCCAATTCAAGTACTCAGCCAGGCGGATATGCTGACCATAATAGAGAGTTAGAACAGTTTAGTGTAGGTGATAACCGCTCTGTGTATGAAGTTGCTGAGGCAATGAAGCGTCGTGGATTAGAAACAGTTTGGCATGATTGGCACGAAGTGTATTCCGAACATGTTTCACGTGAAACAGTTTGA
- a CDS encoding aminopeptidase P family protein, whose amino-acid sequence MQEQISARILNLRHWLKENQLDALIIPHENEYLGEYLPAHDERLQWATGFTGSAGVAIITQTNASIFVDGRYTVQVTKQVPDTLFEYHHLTEEPYLDWIKENVPASGNVAYDPKLHSAAWLSHANFNYSVYFQFCALENNPIDQLWHDRPQPEYSPLWLMPAETTGIDSLSKRQQISGDFAASGIDSAILTSPESICWLLNIRGSDISRLPVVLCYAILHADASIDLFIHQQQVIDGFAEHVGDGVRLHSPDSLLDGLNQLKGKQVLLDNNNSNAWFEITLNELGVHLIQKPDPCLLTKAMKNQSEINGMQACHIRDGIAMAKFLSWLDSEVNAGHLHDEATLSDTLQDFRFEDPTLIDLSFDTISAAGSNAAMCHYNHNNQPAPGQLSADSLYLVDSGGQYTDGTTDITRTVAIGQVTPFMKQQFTLVLKGHIALASARFPDGTTGHQLDALARQYLWQYGFDFDHGTGHGVGHCLNVHEGPQRISKAVNHTALQPGMVISNEPGYYREGHFGIRIENLERVVRVHTDGDQDMFGFEPLTRCPIDLRVIDQQLLTDAEITWLNQYHQKVWDDISPLVDGEVFTWLEKATQPIGRDS is encoded by the coding sequence ATGCAAGAACAAATATCAGCTCGTATTTTAAATTTAAGACATTGGCTGAAAGAAAACCAACTCGATGCCTTAATTATCCCCCATGAAAACGAATATTTGGGTGAATATCTTCCCGCGCATGATGAACGTTTACAATGGGCTACCGGATTTACCGGTTCAGCAGGTGTCGCCATCATTACCCAGACGAATGCATCCATTTTTGTCGATGGACGCTACACGGTTCAGGTCACGAAACAAGTTCCCGATACCCTGTTTGAATACCACCACCTGACAGAGGAACCCTATCTGGACTGGATTAAAGAAAATGTACCAGCGTCTGGAAATGTGGCATACGACCCCAAACTTCATAGCGCGGCATGGCTGAGCCACGCTAACTTTAACTATAGCGTTTATTTTCAGTTCTGTGCGCTTGAAAATAACCCAATTGATCAACTCTGGCATGATCGGCCACAACCCGAGTATTCACCTTTATGGCTTATGCCAGCCGAAACAACTGGCATTGATAGCCTGAGTAAGAGACAACAAATTTCAGGCGACTTTGCCGCGTCAGGTATCGATTCGGCCATTCTCACCTCTCCGGAGTCTATCTGCTGGCTGTTAAACATCAGAGGTTCTGACATTTCCCGTTTGCCGGTTGTTCTTTGCTACGCGATTTTACATGCAGATGCGAGCATTGATTTATTTATTCATCAGCAGCAAGTCATTGATGGTTTTGCTGAACATGTGGGTGACGGTGTCCGGCTACACTCACCAGACTCGCTGCTCGATGGATTAAATCAGTTAAAGGGTAAACAGGTTTTACTCGATAATAATAACAGTAATGCATGGTTTGAGATAACACTCAACGAATTAGGTGTTCATCTGATACAAAAACCCGATCCTTGTCTGTTAACGAAGGCCATGAAAAATCAGAGTGAGATTAATGGCATGCAGGCTTGTCATATCAGAGATGGTATTGCAATGGCAAAGTTTCTCTCATGGCTTGATAGTGAAGTGAATGCTGGTCATTTGCATGATGAAGCAACTTTATCCGATACATTGCAAGACTTCCGCTTTGAAGATCCCACGTTGATTGATTTAAGTTTCGATACAATCTCGGCAGCCGGAAGTAACGCCGCAATGTGCCACTATAATCATAATAATCAACCCGCACCTGGTCAGCTATCTGCTGATTCTCTTTATCTGGTAGATTCCGGCGGTCAATATACTGATGGAACCACCGATATCACCCGCACTGTGGCTATTGGTCAGGTGACCCCATTCATGAAACAACAATTCACACTTGTACTAAAAGGCCATATTGCTTTAGCTTCAGCACGTTTTCCTGATGGAACAACCGGTCACCAACTCGATGCACTGGCCAGACAATATTTATGGCAGTACGGGTTTGATTTTGACCATGGAACCGGACATGGCGTGGGTCATTGCCTGAATGTACATGAAGGCCCACAGCGAATCAGTAAAGCAGTCAATCATACCGCGCTTCAGCCTGGGATGGTTATTTCTAATGAGCCTGGATATTATCGTGAGGGTCATTTCGGTATCCGGATTGAAAATCTTGAACGCGTTGTCAGGGTACATACCGATGGCGATCAAGATATGTTTGGGTTTGAGCCACTAACACGGTGTCCAATCGATCTCCGTGTGATTGATCAACAGCTACTGACTGATGCAGAAATCACCTGGCTCAACCAATATCATCAGAAAGTCTGGGATGATATTTCTCCGCTGGTTGATGGTGAAGTCTTTACCTGGCTTGAAAAAGCAACCCAACCGATCGGGAGAGATTCATAA
- a CDS encoding thiazole synthase — protein sequence MLTIADKQFQSRLFTGTGKFSGRQNMIDAINASGSELVTMALKRVDLNNQNDDILGPLIHSGINLLPNTSGAKSARDAIYAAHLTREALGTNWVKVEIHPDPKYLLPDPVETLKAAEQLVLDGFVVLPYCHADPVLCKRLEEAGCAAVMPLGAPIGSNQGLVSANFLKIIIEQAQVPVVIDAGIGSPSDAALAMEMGADAVLVNTAIACADNPVTMAKAFQMAVQAGRMAYESGLASSGFVADASSPLTQFLED from the coding sequence ATGTTAACGATAGCAGATAAACAGTTTCAGTCCCGGTTATTTACGGGGACAGGTAAGTTCTCTGGCCGGCAAAATATGATCGATGCGATAAATGCTTCAGGCTCTGAACTGGTAACGATGGCATTGAAGCGGGTAGACCTCAACAATCAAAATGACGACATTCTCGGGCCTTTGATTCACTCCGGGATCAACTTATTACCTAATACTTCAGGTGCGAAGTCGGCCCGCGATGCGATTTATGCAGCACATTTGACGAGAGAAGCACTGGGGACAAACTGGGTTAAAGTTGAAATTCATCCCGATCCAAAATATTTATTGCCGGATCCGGTTGAAACATTGAAGGCCGCTGAACAGCTAGTTCTGGATGGTTTTGTCGTATTGCCTTATTGCCATGCAGATCCGGTTTTATGTAAACGTCTTGAAGAGGCAGGATGTGCAGCGGTCATGCCTCTTGGTGCTCCGATCGGCTCAAATCAGGGACTGGTTTCAGCAAACTTTCTTAAAATTATTATTGAGCAGGCGCAGGTGCCCGTGGTGATTGATGCAGGAATCGGCTCACCTTCTGATGCAGCCCTGGCAATGGAAATGGGGGCTGATGCCGTACTGGTGAATACAGCAATTGCCTGTGCTGACAACCCGGTGACAATGGCAAAAGCATTTCAGATGGCCGTTCAGGCTGGCAGAATGGCTTACGAATCTGGCCTGGCTTCATCTGGTTTTGTTGCAGATGCTTCAAGTCCTTTAACGCAGTTTCTGGAGGATTAA
- the crcB gene encoding fluoride efflux transporter CrcB, producing MGQFAILVYVAVGGAFGACSRYLISELCVFLFGKGFPYGTLTVNVLGSFMMGLLIAALQGEFIPAEPWRQIFGLGFLGALTTFSTFSMDNVLLMQQGEFFKFGINICLNVVLSISAAWIGFQLMART from the coding sequence ATGGGGCAGTTTGCAATTCTTGTTTATGTTGCTGTGGGTGGCGCATTTGGTGCATGTAGCAGATATTTAATTTCTGAGTTGTGTGTTTTCCTGTTCGGTAAAGGATTTCCTTATGGCACCTTAACCGTGAATGTTCTTGGTTCATTTATGATGGGATTATTAATTGCTGCACTTCAGGGTGAGTTCATTCCGGCAGAGCCATGGCGACAAATTTTTGGTCTTGGTTTTCTTGGTGCACTAACGACTTTCTCCACTTTTTCTATGGATAATGTGTTGTTAATGCAGCAGGGTGAGTTTTTTAAATTTGGTATAAATATCTGTTTGAATGTGGTTTTGAGTATTTCTGCGGCGTGGATTGGCTTTCAGTTGATGGCCCGGACTTGA
- the thiE gene encoding thiamine phosphate synthase, producing the protein MRYSVLVDIFSQALPEKISEQWYLSEQDETRSLISRVQMSQPHDVFKANHLSWFLALLILDFPLEDVFILARAALNVSRGTWPKEIQFFPKMNSTDLPTSVYIPQTPFPAVDASLFDLYPVVNEFKWVKNLLAQSVKTVQLRVKEAIGGDLITQIRKSIELGRTYDAQVFINDYWQIAIDENAYGIHLGQEDLLDADLEWIHAAGIRLGISTHSYFEILIAEMIKPSYIALGHIFPTSTKQMPSKPQGLVRLNLYQQLIHSLCDHEKRSIPTVAIGGIDLSNLPLVMAQGVDCVAVVRAITQANDVIDAVSQFKTGIHQAKETYDAVNDRC; encoded by the coding sequence ATGCGTTATTCTGTTCTGGTCGATATTTTTTCTCAGGCATTGCCTGAGAAAATTTCGGAGCAATGGTATCTCTCTGAGCAGGATGAAACCCGCTCTCTGATTTCCAGAGTTCAGATGTCTCAGCCTCATGATGTTTTCAAAGCCAATCATCTGTCTTGGTTTCTCGCGCTTTTGATATTGGATTTCCCTCTGGAAGATGTTTTTATTTTGGCGCGTGCAGCGCTGAATGTTTCACGTGGAACATGGCCAAAAGAGATTCAATTCTTTCCAAAAATGAATTCAACAGATTTACCTACATCTGTTTATATTCCGCAAACACCATTCCCAGCTGTTGATGCATCTCTCTTTGATCTATATCCGGTGGTTAATGAATTCAAATGGGTTAAAAATCTCCTGGCGCAGAGTGTTAAAACGGTCCAGCTCAGAGTCAAAGAGGCGATTGGTGGGGATTTAATCACGCAAATTCGAAAGTCTATTGAGTTGGGGAGAACGTATGACGCACAGGTTTTTATCAATGACTATTGGCAAATCGCAATCGATGAAAATGCTTACGGTATCCATTTGGGGCAAGAAGATTTGTTGGATGCTGACCTTGAATGGATTCATGCTGCAGGTATTCGCCTTGGCATCTCAACCCATAGTTATTTTGAAATCTTAATCGCTGAGATGATCAAGCCTAGTTATATAGCATTGGGTCATATTTTTCCGACATCAACAAAACAGATGCCTTCTAAGCCGCAAGGATTGGTTCGCTTGAATTTGTATCAACAACTCATTCATTCACTGTGTGACCATGAAAAGCGATCAATTCCCACGGTAGCAATTGGTGGGATTGATCTATCGAATTTACCTCTTGTAATGGCGCAGGGGGTAGATTGCGTTGCGGTTGTCCGGGCAATTACGCAAGCGAATGATGTGATTGATGCCGTTAGTCAGTTTAAAACTGGTATTCATCAAGCGAAGGAGACATATGATGCAGTCAATGACCGATGCTGA
- the tsrA gene encoding H-NS-like global regulator TsrA, giving the protein MSMTTYEMARVLEQLDESPEKIMFGKLLNELGNQSSERIKSAAKQVPVHVLRDLVYQFEQVIESRKSEQVESMAKDLAAQGISAEELLNYLNNK; this is encoded by the coding sequence ATGTCAATGACAACTTATGAGATGGCCCGCGTTCTGGAACAACTCGATGAATCACCAGAGAAAATTATGTTTGGAAAATTACTCAATGAATTGGGTAATCAAAGTAGTGAGCGCATTAAAAGTGCGGCAAAGCAAGTCCCTGTTCACGTCCTTCGGGATTTAGTCTATCAATTTGAACAGGTTATTGAATCCCGGAAGAGTGAACAAGTTGAATCAATGGCAAAAGATTTAGCGGCACAGGGAATATCTGCTGAAGAATTATTAAATTATCTGAATAATAAATAA